In Archangium violaceum, the following are encoded in one genomic region:
- a CDS encoding NADH:flavin oxidoreductase/NADH oxidase has protein sequence MASVLFTPLKLRGLTLKNRIVVSPMCQYSSEDGFANDWHFVHLGTRAVGGAGLIIFEATAVEAIGRISPQDLGLWKDEHIAPLARITRFIHQHGSVAGIQLAHAGRKASTAPPWEGGAPIAPTEKNGWKPVGPSPIPFDPEHTVPEALDEAGIQRVVRAFVDSAERARAAGFRQVEIHAAHGYLLHEFLSPLSNQRTDRYGGSFENRVRLTREVVQAVRKRWPEDLPLFVRISATDWAEGGWNLDESVALAKLLKQDGADLIDCSSGALVPGVKIPAGPGYQTPFAERIRKEAGIATGAVGFIRAALQADHIVRTEQADLVILARELLRDPYWPLHAARELHAKVPWPPQYERAQD, from the coding sequence ATGGCCAGTGTGCTGTTCACCCCGCTGAAACTGCGCGGGTTGACCCTGAAGAACCGCATCGTCGTCTCACCAATGTGCCAGTACTCGAGCGAAGACGGCTTCGCCAACGACTGGCACTTCGTCCACCTGGGCACCCGGGCCGTCGGAGGCGCCGGGCTGATCATCTTCGAGGCCACGGCGGTCGAGGCCATCGGCCGCATCTCGCCGCAGGACCTGGGGCTCTGGAAGGACGAGCACATCGCGCCGCTCGCGCGGATCACCCGGTTCATCCACCAGCACGGGTCCGTGGCCGGCATCCAGCTGGCGCACGCGGGGCGCAAGGCGTCCACGGCACCTCCCTGGGAGGGCGGTGCGCCCATCGCCCCCACCGAGAAGAACGGATGGAAGCCCGTCGGGCCGAGCCCCATCCCGTTCGACCCGGAGCACACGGTGCCGGAGGCGCTCGACGAAGCGGGCATCCAGCGCGTGGTCCGCGCCTTCGTCGACTCCGCCGAGCGCGCGCGGGCCGCGGGCTTCCGCCAGGTGGAGATCCACGCCGCGCACGGCTACCTGCTGCACGAGTTCCTCTCGCCCCTGTCCAATCAGCGCACCGACCGCTACGGCGGCTCGTTCGAGAACCGCGTGCGGCTCACCCGCGAGGTGGTACAGGCGGTGCGCAAGCGCTGGCCCGAGGATCTGCCCCTCTTCGTGCGCATCTCCGCCACGGACTGGGCCGAAGGTGGGTGGAACCTCGATGAGTCCGTGGCGCTCGCGAAGCTGCTGAAGCAGGACGGCGCGGATCTCATCGACTGCTCCTCGGGAGCCCTGGTGCCCGGGGTGAAGATTCCCGCCGGGCCGGGCTATCAGACGCCCTTCGCCGAGCGCATCCGCAAGGAGGCCGGCATCGCCACGGGCGCCGTGGGCTTCATCCGCGCCGCGCTCCAGGCGGACCACATCGTGCGCACGGAGCAGGCGGACCTGGTCATCCTCGCGCGCGAGCTGCTGCGCGACCCGTACTGGCCCCTGCATGCGGCGCGCGAGCTCCACGCGAAGGTGCCCTGGCCGCCGCAGTACGAGCGCGCCCAGGATTGA
- a CDS encoding aminotransferase class V-fold PLP-dependent enzyme, with protein sequence MDASPFRTHWSLDPEVTFLNHGSFGACPTAVLEEQSRLRARMEAEPVRFLHRELEALSDAARAALGSFLDADPDDLAFVNNATTGVNTVLKSLRFDPGDELLTTDHEYNASRNALDFVASRWGVKVVVAKLPWPVRSAQAVVDTVLSHVTARTRLLLIDHITSQTALVLPIAELIRALRERGVETLVDGAHGPGQVPLSLRQLGVAYYTGNCHKWLCAPKGAAFLYVRRDLQPGIRPVVISHGYNSRREDRSRFRLDFDWLGTDDPTPFLCVPKALEVMGGMLPGGWPEVMAFNRAKVLEARAFLCQRLGVAPHCPEELVGAMATVALPDGFPEKPSALGLDPLQDRLLFEHGIEVPITPWPRPPHRHVRVSAQLYNSRAEYQRLAEALVTLLR encoded by the coding sequence ATGGACGCGTCCCCCTTCCGCACCCACTGGTCGCTCGATCCCGAGGTGACCTTCCTCAACCACGGCTCCTTCGGTGCCTGCCCCACGGCGGTGCTGGAGGAGCAGTCCCGGCTGCGAGCCCGCATGGAGGCCGAGCCGGTGCGCTTCCTCCACCGGGAGCTCGAGGCGCTGTCCGACGCGGCGCGCGCGGCGCTCGGGAGCTTCCTGGACGCGGACCCGGACGACCTGGCCTTCGTCAACAACGCCACCACGGGCGTCAACACCGTGCTGAAGTCGCTGCGCTTCGACCCGGGTGACGAGCTGCTCACCACGGACCACGAGTACAACGCCTCCAGGAACGCGCTCGACTTCGTGGCCAGCCGCTGGGGCGTGAAGGTGGTGGTGGCGAAGCTGCCCTGGCCCGTGCGCTCGGCCCAGGCGGTGGTGGACACGGTGCTCTCCCACGTCACCGCGCGCACCCGGCTGCTGCTCATCGACCACATCACCAGCCAGACGGCCCTGGTGCTCCCCATCGCCGAGCTCATCCGCGCGCTGCGCGAGCGGGGCGTGGAGACGCTCGTGGACGGAGCCCACGGGCCCGGGCAGGTGCCCCTCTCCCTGCGCCAGCTGGGCGTCGCGTACTACACGGGCAACTGCCACAAGTGGCTGTGCGCGCCCAAGGGGGCCGCCTTCCTCTACGTGCGGAGAGATCTCCAGCCGGGCATCCGCCCCGTCGTCATCAGCCACGGGTACAACTCGCGGCGCGAGGACCGCTCGCGGTTCCGCCTCGACTTCGACTGGCTCGGCACGGACGACCCCACCCCCTTCCTCTGCGTACCCAAGGCACTGGAGGTAATGGGCGGCATGCTACCCGGCGGCTGGCCCGAGGTGATGGCCTTCAACCGGGCCAAGGTGCTGGAGGCACGCGCCTTCTTGTGCCAGCGGCTCGGGGTGGCCCCCCACTGCCCCGAGGAGCTGGTCGGCGCCATGGCCACCGTGGCCCTGCCCGACGGCTTCCCGGAAAAGCCCTCGGCGCTCGGGTTGGATCCGCTCCAGGACCGGCTCCTCTTCGAGCACGGCATCGAGGTGCCCATCACCCCCTGGCCCCGGCCCCCCCACCGTCACGTGCGCGTGTCCGCCCAGCTCTACAACTCGCGGGCGGAGTACCAGCGGCTGGCCGAAGCCCTGGTGACGCTGCTGCGCTGA
- a CDS encoding ATP-binding protein: MHARSRVMMAAACIMAPFTLLFLLAAPHSVTSASVGSVALLLYLGTLALTRRATSLTTPATLLCLGMSVAFIAGAFSLDGTTYASTHAVHMMLAALSVYLLGPRRGLFITLLLILGLGILRPLHHVEVSRGGVSPPDPFYWPMHLFASFALLGAWALSSFNGTERDEAQERLERTLDELRDNEGKLSSVFESTDDMLSSIDLQGRLLTANPALREMYRKRYGQELVLGQPLPIPMTPENIRLWEQRIVQAFSGQRMRFEEEYEAGAGHYVLDIRLSPIRGAGGRITGVTIVSRDITARKEAESRMGEMHRTLMDVSRQAGMAEIATGVLHNVGNTLNSINVSTGVLADTLRKSHVAGLARATSLMREHTTELGTFLTTDPQGQKLPAYLFALSQQLQEERDAMSQEVRALSQSVEHIKSIIGMQQKHARVAGSQEQLSIPQLIDEALRLHAISFERLGIAIERDYAQLAPILVDRHKLLQILVNLLSNARHALLESEQRDKRLTIRVQPSPEGKNLLIQVADNGQGIAPEHLPRMFTLGFTTKKTGHGFGLHMSALTATEMKGRLTCTSPGPGQGATFTLELPMKGP; the protein is encoded by the coding sequence GTGCACGCCCGTTCCCGGGTGATGATGGCAGCGGCCTGCATCATGGCCCCGTTCACCCTGCTGTTCCTGCTGGCGGCCCCCCATTCGGTGACCAGCGCCTCCGTTGGCTCGGTGGCGCTGCTGCTCTATCTGGGAACACTGGCGCTGACACGCAGGGCCACCTCTCTGACAACACCCGCGACGCTCCTGTGCCTGGGCATGTCGGTGGCGTTCATCGCCGGCGCCTTCAGCCTCGACGGCACGACCTATGCCAGCACGCACGCCGTGCACATGATGCTGGCCGCGCTCTCGGTGTACCTGCTCGGGCCTCGCCGAGGGCTGTTCATCACCCTCCTCCTCATCCTGGGACTGGGGATCCTCCGTCCGCTCCACCATGTGGAAGTCAGCCGCGGGGGCGTCTCGCCACCGGACCCGTTCTACTGGCCGATGCACCTCTTCGCTTCCTTCGCCCTGCTGGGCGCCTGGGCGCTGAGCTCGTTCAACGGCACCGAGAGGGACGAGGCCCAGGAGAGGCTCGAGCGCACGCTCGATGAGCTGCGCGACAATGAAGGCAAGCTGTCCAGCGTCTTCGAGAGCACCGACGACATGCTGTCCTCGATCGATCTGCAGGGGCGGCTGCTCACCGCCAACCCGGCCCTGCGGGAGATGTACCGCAAGCGCTACGGCCAGGAGCTCGTCCTGGGACAGCCCCTGCCCATCCCCATGACGCCGGAGAACATCCGGCTCTGGGAGCAGCGCATCGTCCAGGCCTTTTCCGGTCAGCGCATGAGGTTCGAAGAGGAGTACGAGGCGGGCGCCGGGCACTACGTATTGGACATCCGCCTCAGCCCCATCCGCGGCGCGGGTGGACGGATCACCGGCGTGACGATCGTCTCCCGCGACATCACCGCCCGGAAGGAAGCCGAGTCGCGCATGGGCGAGATGCACCGCACCCTGATGGATGTCTCCCGTCAGGCGGGCATGGCGGAGATCGCCACCGGGGTGCTCCACAACGTGGGCAACACCCTCAACAGCATCAACGTCTCCACCGGAGTGCTGGCCGACACGTTGCGCAAGTCGCACGTCGCCGGCCTGGCCAGGGCCACCAGCCTGATGCGCGAGCACACCACGGAGCTGGGCACTTTCCTCACCACCGATCCCCAGGGGCAGAAGCTGCCCGCCTACCTCTTCGCCCTGTCCCAGCAGTTGCAGGAGGAGCGCGACGCCATGAGCCAGGAAGTGCGCGCCTTGAGCCAGAGCGTCGAGCACATCAAGTCCATCATCGGCATGCAGCAGAAGCACGCGCGCGTCGCCGGGAGCCAGGAGCAGCTCTCCATTCCCCAGCTCATCGACGAGGCGCTGCGCCTGCACGCCATCTCCTTCGAGCGGCTGGGCATCGCCATCGAGCGCGACTATGCCCAGCTCGCTCCCATCCTCGTCGACCGGCACAAGCTGCTGCAGATCCTCGTCAACCTGCTGAGCAACGCCCGCCACGCGCTGCTCGAGAGCGAGCAGCGGGACAAGCGACTCACCATCCGCGTCCAGCCCTCGCCCGAGGGCAAGAACCTGCTCATCCAGGTGGCGGACAACGGCCAGGGCATCGCTCCGGAGCACCTCCCGCGCATGTTCACCCTGGGCTTCACCACCAAGAAGACCGGCCACGGCTTCGGGCTGCACATGAGCGCCCTGACCGCCACGGAGATGAAGGGCCGGCTCACCTGCACCAGCCCGGGTCCGGGCCAGGGGGCCACGTTCACCCTGGAGTTGCCCATGAAGGGGCCGTGA
- a CDS encoding Ppx/GppA phosphatase family protein, whose translation MPRYATIDVGTNSVLLLVADRLPDGRFQAVEERAEITRLGRGVDKSRRLSPEGMETTLQVLSDFASQARRLGAEAIAVSATSAARDAENGAEFLSAARDRAGVTVDIISGELEAQLSFTSAYADFGRDAAGPLVVVDIGGGSTEFIYGDAQGRVAFRHSFDVGSVRMTERYVRTDPLSAEDRARVESHLRETFSALPPCPPGAQMVGIAGTVTTLFTLQHAIDPYDSARVHGGTLSRAELEALADKLCRMPLAERQALPGLQPKRADVIPAGALILLEGVRALGLERCLVSDRGLRWGLLAHRFGATRS comes from the coding sequence ATGCCTCGTTACGCCACCATCGACGTGGGGACCAACTCGGTCCTCCTGCTCGTCGCCGACCGCCTGCCCGATGGCCGCTTCCAAGCGGTGGAGGAGCGCGCGGAGATCACCCGTCTGGGCCGCGGCGTGGACAAGAGCCGCCGCCTGTCGCCCGAGGGCATGGAGACCACACTCCAGGTGCTGTCCGACTTCGCCAGCCAGGCGCGGCGCCTGGGCGCGGAGGCCATCGCCGTGTCCGCCACCAGCGCGGCGCGCGACGCGGAGAACGGCGCCGAGTTCCTCTCGGCGGCCAGGGACCGCGCCGGGGTGACGGTGGACATCATCTCCGGCGAGCTGGAGGCGCAGCTGTCCTTCACCTCGGCGTACGCGGACTTCGGGCGCGACGCGGCCGGGCCGCTGGTGGTGGTGGACATCGGCGGAGGCTCCACCGAGTTCATCTACGGTGACGCGCAGGGCCGCGTGGCCTTCCGGCACAGCTTCGACGTGGGCTCGGTGCGCATGACCGAGCGCTACGTGCGCACGGACCCGCTGTCCGCCGAGGACCGGGCCCGCGTGGAGTCGCACCTGCGCGAGACGTTCTCCGCGCTGCCCCCCTGCCCTCCGGGCGCACAAATGGTGGGCATCGCCGGCACGGTGACGACGCTCTTCACCCTCCAGCACGCCATCGACCCGTATGACTCCGCGCGCGTGCACGGCGGCACCCTTTCGCGCGCCGAGCTGGAGGCCCTCGCGGACAAGCTGTGCCGGATGCCCCTGGCCGAGCGCCAGGCCCTGCCCGGCCTCCAGCCCAAGCGCGCGGACGTGATTCCCGCCGGAGCCCTCATCCTGCTCGAGGGCGTGCGTGCGCTCGGGCTCGAGCGCTGCCTCGTGAGCGATCGAGGCCTGCGCTGGGGCCTGCTGGCGCACCGCTTCGGAGCCACCCGTTCATGA
- a CDS encoding arylamine N-acetyltransferase family protein yields the protein MDIGLYLQRLGYEGPLTPTRETLRGLQVRHLESVPFENLDIWSQRPIVLDEAAFFDKVVRGRRGGFCFELNGLFAVLLRALGFQVTYLSGRVSQDGRQCSGPEFDHLVLEIALDDGPWLVDVGFGDGFAEPLPIAPGQWTSGGRIFRLELSGGLWTLSREEPDGTWKLLYAFSRVPRRLEQFSEMCRYHQTSPDSFFLKNRICSRMTPTGRVTLIGDRLLFTEAGQRVDRTLDTHEQVEQVLLEHFGIPRGSLASPNGPPGLPGGLQSAR from the coding sequence ATGGACATCGGTCTGTATCTTCAGCGGTTGGGGTACGAGGGGCCTCTGACGCCCACGCGGGAGACCTTGCGCGGGCTGCAGGTCAGGCACCTCGAGTCCGTTCCTTTCGAGAACCTCGATATATGGAGCCAACGTCCCATCGTCCTCGACGAAGCGGCCTTCTTCGACAAGGTCGTCCGGGGCCGTCGCGGCGGGTTCTGCTTCGAGCTGAATGGCCTGTTCGCGGTTCTCCTGCGCGCGCTCGGCTTCCAGGTGACGTACCTGTCCGGGCGGGTGTCTCAGGACGGGCGCCAGTGCTCCGGTCCCGAGTTCGATCACCTCGTCCTGGAGATCGCCCTGGACGATGGGCCGTGGCTCGTGGACGTGGGCTTCGGTGATGGCTTCGCGGAGCCGCTGCCCATCGCGCCCGGGCAGTGGACTTCGGGTGGACGGATATTCCGTCTGGAACTGAGCGGGGGCCTTTGGACGCTCTCCAGGGAAGAGCCGGACGGGACGTGGAAGCTCCTCTATGCGTTCTCACGCGTGCCGAGGCGGTTGGAGCAGTTCTCGGAGATGTGCCGGTACCACCAGACCTCGCCCGACTCGTTCTTCCTCAAGAACCGCATCTGCTCGCGCATGACCCCCACGGGGCGGGTGACCCTGATCGGAGATCGGCTCCTCTTCACGGAGGCGGGACAGCGCGTGGATCGGACACTCGACACGCACGAGCAAGTCGAGCAGGTCCTGCTCGAACATTTCGGAATTCCTCGCGGGTCCCTTGCTTCACCCAACGGGCCGCCAGGTCTCCCAGGTGGTCTTCAGTCCGCCCGTTGA
- a CDS encoding spinster family MFS transporter, which produces MSTSSAVATPNSSAPTAARSGYYALLILSLINLVNYLDRYIVTVALPYIQKDFQLNNTQSGMLGSFFIIVFMLASPLGGFLGDRIQRRWLVAAGVVLWSLATGASGLATTFGMLMVARACVGIGEAGYGAVAPSIISDLFPREQRTRVLSLFYIAIPVGAAAGYGLGGWLSEAYSWHMAFFVGGAPGLVLGAMAFFMPEPERGAMDGPEAQAKLPFLVGLQGLARNAPFWWTTTGYTLMTFAIGGLAFWLPSFLVNERGLAADKAGFLSGAVTALAGLLGTIAGGWLGDKMDRRMHGGGLRMSGVGLLLAAPLMFLAVKVHALGPMFAIIFLAQFLIFLNSGPINAAIVNGVPPAFRAFAMGLNVLFIHMLGDAISPTAIGKLADLSSLGFAIELNAIPVLLGGLALLMAGKLFKHVTA; this is translated from the coding sequence ATGAGCACCTCCTCCGCCGTGGCCACGCCCAACTCCTCCGCCCCCACCGCCGCGCGCTCGGGTTACTACGCGCTGCTCATCCTCTCGCTCATCAACCTGGTCAACTACCTCGACCGGTACATCGTCACGGTGGCCCTGCCGTACATCCAGAAGGACTTCCAGCTCAACAACACGCAGTCGGGAATGCTGGGCAGCTTCTTCATCATCGTGTTCATGCTGGCCTCTCCGCTGGGCGGGTTCCTGGGAGACCGCATCCAGCGGCGGTGGCTGGTGGCCGCGGGCGTGGTGCTGTGGAGCCTGGCGACGGGGGCCTCGGGGCTGGCGACCACCTTCGGCATGCTGATGGTGGCGCGGGCCTGCGTGGGCATCGGCGAGGCGGGGTACGGCGCGGTGGCCCCGTCCATCATCTCCGACCTCTTCCCGCGCGAGCAGCGCACGCGGGTGCTGTCCCTCTTCTACATCGCCATCCCCGTGGGAGCCGCCGCGGGCTACGGGCTGGGCGGGTGGCTGAGCGAGGCCTACTCGTGGCACATGGCCTTCTTCGTGGGCGGCGCGCCGGGACTGGTGCTGGGCGCGATGGCGTTCTTCATGCCCGAGCCCGAGCGCGGGGCCATGGATGGGCCCGAGGCCCAGGCGAAGCTGCCCTTCCTCGTGGGGCTCCAGGGGCTGGCGCGCAACGCCCCCTTCTGGTGGACCACGACGGGCTACACGCTGATGACGTTCGCCATTGGAGGGCTCGCGTTCTGGCTGCCCTCCTTCCTCGTCAACGAGCGCGGGCTGGCCGCGGACAAGGCGGGCTTCCTCTCCGGCGCCGTCACCGCCCTGGCGGGCCTGCTCGGGACGATCGCGGGCGGCTGGCTGGGCGACAAGATGGACCGGCGGATGCACGGCGGTGGCCTGCGCATGTCGGGGGTGGGGCTGCTGCTCGCCGCGCCGCTCATGTTCCTGGCGGTGAAGGTGCACGCGCTCGGGCCGATGTTCGCCATCATCTTCCTGGCGCAGTTCCTCATCTTCCTCAACAGCGGCCCCATCAACGCGGCCATCGTCAACGGCGTGCCGCCGGCCTTCCGCGCCTTCGCCATGGGGCTGAACGTGCTGTTCATCCACATGCTGGGTGACGCCATCTCGCCCACCGCCATCGGCAAGCTGGCCGACCTGTCCAGCCTGGGCTTCGCCATCGAGCTCAATGCCATCCCGGTGCTGCTGGGCGGACTCGCCCTCCTGATGGCGGGCAAGCTGTTCAAGCACGTCACGGCGTGA
- a CDS encoding lysophospholipid acyltransferase family protein has translation MFYSIVRAVVALALRLFYRVKVNAPSAEPEGPVMFVGNHPNGLIDPALVFILTRRHVTFLAKEPLFRLPVIGWLLKGLGALPVYRKQDDPSQMGKNEGTLDAARGALVQGRAITLFPEGKSHSEPSLAELKTGAARIALGAAKQGAPVRIVPVGLTYADKHVFHSEVLIEMGTPIEVRDFLPADAAGEVESVRKLTERIAGGLKSVTLNLERWEDLPLIQLSEQLYAFRQKEKVDPERLKHWARGLQIFRAEQPERFEWMRGVLMSFQRRLALVRGDPTDLTLEYRTGPVARFALKNLALLVFGLPLFLTGLVLFYVPYLLPRWASRKAELDVQATAKFLTALVTSLTWWAVLTVGAWLWRGPALGVPVLLGVPPLALFTLYFSERWQVVLRDVSVFFTLGSRVRLKALLLNEGERLATEVEQLAGEYRPRLEQPVAPLAMVAGR, from the coding sequence GTGTTCTACAGCATCGTGCGTGCGGTCGTGGCCCTGGCGCTTCGGCTCTTCTACCGGGTGAAGGTGAACGCCCCTTCGGCCGAGCCCGAGGGCCCGGTCATGTTCGTGGGCAACCACCCCAATGGCCTCATCGACCCGGCGCTGGTCTTCATCCTCACGCGCCGTCACGTGACGTTCCTGGCCAAGGAGCCGCTCTTCCGGCTGCCCGTCATCGGCTGGCTGCTGAAGGGCCTGGGCGCACTGCCGGTGTATCGCAAGCAGGATGACCCCTCGCAGATGGGGAAGAACGAGGGGACGTTGGATGCCGCGCGCGGGGCGCTGGTGCAGGGGCGGGCCATCACCCTGTTCCCCGAGGGGAAGAGTCACTCGGAGCCCTCGCTGGCGGAGCTGAAGACGGGGGCGGCGCGCATCGCGCTCGGGGCGGCGAAGCAGGGGGCGCCGGTGCGCATCGTGCCGGTGGGCCTCACGTACGCGGACAAGCACGTGTTCCACAGTGAGGTGCTCATCGAGATGGGCACGCCCATCGAGGTGCGGGACTTCCTCCCGGCGGACGCGGCGGGAGAGGTGGAGTCGGTGCGCAAGCTCACCGAGCGCATCGCCGGGGGGCTGAAGTCCGTCACGCTCAACCTGGAGCGGTGGGAGGATCTGCCGCTCATCCAGCTGTCCGAGCAGCTCTATGCGTTCCGGCAGAAGGAGAAGGTGGACCCCGAGCGGCTGAAGCACTGGGCGCGGGGGCTTCAGATCTTCCGCGCCGAGCAACCCGAGCGCTTCGAGTGGATGCGCGGGGTGCTGATGTCCTTCCAGAGGCGGTTGGCCCTGGTGCGGGGAGACCCCACGGACCTGACGCTGGAGTACCGGACGGGACCGGTGGCGCGTTTCGCGCTGAAGAACCTGGCGCTGCTCGTGTTCGGGCTGCCGCTGTTCCTCACGGGGCTCGTGCTGTTCTACGTGCCGTACCTGCTGCCGAGGTGGGCGAGCCGGAAGGCAGAGTTGGACGTGCAGGCCACGGCGAAGTTCCTCACGGCGCTGGTGACGTCGCTGACGTGGTGGGCGGTGCTGACGGTGGGGGCGTGGCTGTGGCGCGGGCCGGCGCTGGGCGTGCCGGTGCTGCTGGGGGTGCCGCCGCTGGCGCTCTTCACCCTGTACTTCTCCGAGCGGTGGCAGGTGGTGCTGCGGGACGTGTCCGTGTTCTTCACGCTGGGGAGCCGGGTGCGGTTGAAGGCCCTGCTGCTCAACGAGGGGGAGCGCCTGGCGACCGAGGTGGAGCAACTGGCCGGGGAGTACCGGCCGCGTCTGGAGCAGCCCGTTGCGCCATTAGCTATGGTAGCAGGGCGGTGA